One Cryobacterium roopkundense genomic region harbors:
- the istB gene encoding IS21-like element helper ATPase IstB: protein MSLITVQNIIETGRQASLTNTVLAEWAEKGTPKQREYLHGMLTAEHESRQASRRQRLLTAARLPALKSLTGFDYSSVKFPEDYGRDELTSLDFIDRAEDLVFYGDVGTGKTHLASALVAAACREGIPARFFTTSSLVMQLRRAKDEGRLDRELASIAKNRLVVIDEFGYLPIDTEGARLLFQVIADGYEKRSLAITTNLEFSRWGTVFGDDNMAAAVIDRIVHHGRLLQFRGESYRVKHALMK, encoded by the coding sequence ATGAGCCTGATCACCGTTCAAAACATCATCGAGACCGGCCGGCAGGCCTCCCTGACCAATACCGTGCTGGCCGAGTGGGCCGAGAAAGGCACCCCGAAGCAACGCGAATACCTGCACGGAATGCTCACGGCCGAGCACGAATCCCGCCAAGCATCTCGCCGCCAACGACTGCTGACAGCGGCCCGGTTGCCGGCGTTGAAGTCACTCACGGGTTTTGACTACTCGAGCGTGAAGTTCCCCGAGGACTACGGCCGTGACGAGCTGACCTCGCTGGATTTCATCGACCGGGCCGAGGACCTTGTCTTCTACGGTGACGTCGGCACCGGGAAAACCCACCTCGCCAGCGCGCTGGTCGCCGCCGCCTGCCGCGAGGGAATCCCGGCACGTTTCTTCACCACCTCGTCGCTGGTGATGCAGCTGCGCCGCGCCAAAGACGAAGGGCGCCTCGATCGGGAGCTGGCCTCCATAGCCAAAAATCGGCTCGTGGTGATTGACGAATTTGGCTACTTACCAATCGATACCGAAGGCGCCCGGCTCCTGTTCCAGGTCATTGCGGACGGTTATGAAAAAAGAAGCCTGGCCATAACCACAAATTTGGAATTCTCCCGCTGGGGAACCGTGTTCGGCGACGACAACATGGCCGCTGCCGTCATCGACCGCATCGTGCACCACGGCCGGCTCCTGCAATTTCGTGGCGAGTCCTACCGAGTTAAACACGCCCTCATGAAATAA